In Plasmodium vivax chromosome 14, whole genome shotgun sequence, the genomic window AAAGCGAAAGCGTTGTCGCAGGAGTGTCCTAAAACATACGAATGAATGCGCTCAACGAGCGCTGTAAAAATGTAAGCGCTTTTATTACACGTGCTCCAGGCGCCTCTTCTGATAATTTGACTGAATCGCCCCGCAAGATACTGCATTTACGTGAGGGTACTTagtctacaaaaaaaaaaaaaaaaaaaaaaaagaggaatagCCATCCGCATGGGCGTATTAAATTGCGCGCATTATTATGCGTATGCAAACGGGTACATGAGGGCATCGAATGAGCAGCGCTTCCCATGCGAACGTGTCGCCTACACGAAAGCACCACCATGTATACGCTGCAAAAGATTCATCCGTACCCTCACCCATACCTTAACCTCCAGTAGCAACTCATACAAATCTTCAACCTCGTCATCAGAATTGTACACATAATCGAAGCCCACATTTACTGCCTTTCCTAATAGAACAAATTCGAAGCGTATATTTTACAGTCAgattttatttcataattttttcaatattcGAAATCGCATAATGTCGCAAAtttcaagttttttttttttttttttttttccttatttttttaatttttttttacaaaattgtgaggaaggcatgtattttttaaattgtgagAAATAGGCAAACAATGAATTGAATGCAAAGGGGAGACGCGCGAAGGAATTCGTCATCGTCATGGTTAATGTTCTACGAAGAGTtgcatattttgttttattcgtttttacttatttttactcatttttattcatttttattcactTTCATTTCTCTCTTTCGCGTGCGCGTTTCCGTGCGTACTTTTAATTCGATGCTGGATGAGGGGCTTTTCCATACACTTTGCAATTTCAGGAATGAGTTCAAACCCAACGCTCTGGTACATAAAACTGTCAGTCTCATCTACGAAAGGTTACGTTAGACaaacgcaaaaaggggaaggcacagaaaatgtatttatatctCTCATGCACGTGTAGGTGTTGCACTGTTGCGAAAAAGGCGATTGTTCGTGGGCGAACGTTTAAACGAATTTTGTTCTGTGGAAAGGAGCAAAgtggaagggaaaaaaaaaaaaaaaacgaaaaggaaaaggaaagtaaGGCAAAGCAAAGTAAAGCAAAAAGGGTGACACGTTTTAAattcgttttccttttttttttacccataaTGTAACGCatgagtttaaaaaaaaaaaaaaaacatcgcAATAATGCCACAAAAgtgtacgaaaaaaattaacaaaagtAAATTACGCGATATTATCAGAGTAGTAACGCATAAAAATAGGAAGAGAAATGCGCACAGttagaaaaacaaaaacaacgCACATGCTCATCTATGTTAATAATCATAAAAAGCGAAGCATAGCCCAATtttgtaggaaaaaaaaaaaagtgtatttGTGCGCTGCATTAAAAGATAACAGAGAACATAAACCAGACCAGGAAGTTCGCTTATCAGTAGAAGCGGAAAAGATGCGTCACCAAGcatggtaaaaaaaacgagtaAAAAACGTGTGGCGCACTTTGCTGGGCATCTCTTATTGTGCCTCCTCCCTGTCTGAAAACAGGAAGGAAATTCGCTCATTCGTATTTCCCTGCGCGAAGTGGCGTACACATATGTTGGTATATGCGGAGACGAACGCTCACAGGTGGAGGGTCTACACGCAGGCCCAGCCACGTATACCAAATGGAAAATCGtgtgtatgcatacatatgtgcgaGGAACGAAAGCTCCCTCAAATGAAGGTGCGCATTTGCGTGTGGAACATACATCCGCCTGTAGGCAAACATCTGTACGTGCGAACGACTGATAGACTGCTGCGCGTGCGCACCGAGCGGCAACAACGTCGCACGTATCTACCGCTCACGCCAGTGTGGTTACTTTGATTCTCGTACGGCAAAAGGTGAGCCAATAAGATAATGTCATGACCATCTTTGGAGCAGCAAATCAAATTTTGTATGCTGTCCTTTCCCCCCGAAATTAAACCAACGATGttcaattttgcatttccttTATCGccgtccattttttgttaaaaaaaaaaaagggaaacaaagaatgggaaaataaaaacgcagggggaaaaaaaaaaacacggcAAAATAGgataaggtaaaaattgcataaatCAAATCACACACAGTCGAACTGTTCTCGATTTTTCGAATTAAATTTGTGAAAGATCAGAACTGCATAATAAACATacttatacatatatatatgcttgaatgtaccattttgcaaatgcgCATTTTTGCGAAGCATTCATTACAacatttgtttcattttttttatttttcttctgccAAATTTTCGATGAATAACAAAGGgaacatgttttttttttctttcgtttttatattttggaAGAATATGcctttttcctgttttttaattttttttttggaattttttttcccaccgcTTTTCAGCTGTTAATTTATAGATAacttttttcgttattttattttgtatgcttttcatttttcaaataagcGAACGCGTGATACGTATTCCAAAATGTATtcatattttgtttaattgttttttttttttttttttttgcattaaagCGTATTTTTCCCTCACGTTTGTACATCtcttttgctctttttttttacaattgctcattttttctgttatgtgcatttttacctttttgcgtcgctttttttttccgtttttttatatttctacgGGGTGAACATGCGCGAATAGGCAATGTCTGCGGGCTGTATATGCCTACGCACTATTCCCACACTGTGCGCCCACGTTGTATACCTATGTATGCACGCGCGCAAGTGCACTTCTGTGAATGCACTCCTATGGGGAAGGTCAAATAGGCGCGCGTTGGGCGTTCATATGAGCGGTATGCCTGCTCTTTTTTTGGCGGTGAAAATGTATGCACGCGCTACTTTAATGGTGGATGTACGCCTGTGCATTTGTATGCTGGGGGAGCCAGGCCTGCGCTTTTGTACCTTAATAGCTATTCCTGTGCATTTACACCCACTAAGGGAAGCTGTGATGTATATGCCTGTGAACAAACGTATGCTGGCTTATGTCCGCGAATTACTGCCAAGTAGTACGCTTCTCCAACACATGCCAACTAGGGGGTACCCCCGAATACTTCTTAACTGATGTATTCCTCGGAACATACACCCATCGAGGGTTGCATTTCCCCACGGACAtatctacatttttattcccGCATGTTCATACATCGGATAACGGTACCAGTGTGCCTCTCGCATATTCACTGCTCATCTtaattgaaattttttccaatgggaacaattttttttcaatcaatttgtaaatttatatgtacaaaaatgtaacttAATTTTGTGTACATAAGCACGCGTGGAAAACGAAATGCTTTTGTTAAATATACTTTTACGCATTTATTACGCACCCCTGagtgctttaaaaaaaaaaaaaacattgaTTGTGTTTCCCCTTCCTGTAAAAGAGTAATTACTCTCTGTGAAAgaactttttttgtttattttcctAATGGGGGTGCATTTCAACCTACTTTTTTGTTTGCATGCAATTGTGTTAAGTGTGCTTATGTTCTTGTTCACGTGGCATTCTCATAAGCATGCGCGTAATgaatgcatgtatgtatgcacgtgcGCATGCTCGTTAGCCTTATGTAGTAGTACATACGTTTGTGCGACATGCAAGTACTACGCGTACATACGCTTGTGCATTTTTGCCACCTCGTTCATTCATGCATGTACGTTTTTTTCCGCCTCATTAGTTAATGCATGTACCTTTTTCTGCCACCTTTTTCATTCATgtatgtacctttttttccgcctcaTTAGTTAATGAATGTGCGTTTTTGGCCACCtcgtttatttattcttGTACGTTTTTTTCCGCCTCATTAGTTAATGCAtgtgctttttttccgccttgTTTATTTGTGCATATACCTTTTTTGCCACCTCGTTCGTTTGTACATGCCCGGAAGTGCTCACACCGCGCGCGTAGTCCCGCGATCCTAAGTGTGCCTTCTCATGGGAACATGCCCGTATACATGATGCACTCTGAACGACAGTTACTTAACGCAGAGTAGTCTGACCCCTTCGCAATAACATTATGCGTACTTGTGAGTACTTGTTATTACACAAGCGCGCATAGGCACATAGAAGAATACACAAgtatacacatgcatacaGTGGTGCAGACGCATTGGGGGCGTATTTATATGCTtggtttttatttaattttttttctaacactttttttatgtaaagtGGGCAGTGTCAAACAGGAGTAGTATAACACCTTGGTGTATATTTAAtcccttcaaaaaaaaaaaaaaaaaaaaagagcgaaatTGCCAACGTATGAAATTACCACAGTGTGAATTTTTAAGCTTGAACTTTTAAAGGCGAACTTACAAAtgctaacttttttttcttttttgttcccaaCCGAGCGCAGGAGATCACATTTGACTATTAAAAGTCCTCTTGATGCGTTGtaagagaaataaaaaaaaaaaagcggacgGAATGTTACGTAACTGTTAGCAATGTCAGAGCGGAGCCAACTGAAGCTGAGGTGCGCCGActaaacaagaaaaaaaaatggcgattACTGAAAAGAAGAGGtacttaaaataaatactacTGTTTTTATAATAAGCAGGTGTAGCTGTcgtataaaagaaaaaaaaaataatcttaAGAGGCAAGAAAATCAtccaaagaagaaaaaaaaaaagtaaagcgATAATGAACACGGAGAGAGAATACGGGGATACATTTTGAATACCGTACATGCAAGTTCATAcaacaaaaaatacaaaagtgaataaaaaagtaaataataatttttaggaCCGAAGTGCGCGATTTAATTTAAGCAGCACGTAGCTCACTGAACTGTTACAAAGCTGTTTCTGTTAATTTCGGCAAAAAATTTAGCGGCATGGTTAAGCGGCGTGGCTAAGCGGCATAGTTAAGCGGCATActggaaaatattttgtgcCCTTAAGTTGGCGCTTATAAACGTTAGCGCACGTATAAGTATGTATGCCTTACCTTTGGATAAATACGTTTTTgaatacgcaaaaaaaaaaaaaaaaagagacgTGCATTTTGCTTGTTCGCGCTGTTGTATTCTTAATTATGCTTGCATGTTGGTGCATGCGGAGGAGTTATATGCCCGCATGCATATGCTGCCAAACTCTTGTGCAGCAACATGCACAAGTGGCAAGATGCGCCTGCCACAGATACCATGCGTAGTCGCACGCTTACGTAACgacgtacatgcatatgtatgcgTGAATGTTCCTGtgtttacatatatacaaagGCACATCCctgtgtatgcatatgcaacCACGCACGTGTGACGTACGTTTTAATGTTGCATCACTCGCAGGAGCATACACTTGGGCAGTATCCCATTTTGGCGCAAATGCTTTTACAAGTATATGAACAAATGGTCAGACTTGGcaatgggaaagaaaaaaaaaaaaaaaaaaaaaaaacgtacattTATTTAGCCCTCATTTGAGAAGAgtcatacatatatgtattaacaACTCACTTTCcatgagcatttttttttggctcatAAATGTGTTCATTTGAACACGAAAGCGTATGTGATGTTTGTGTTTATGCGGATATGCATTTgtgaggaaaataaattgcagAGGAAAGTCAAGTGTAAATATTCTCAAGAAAAATTTcccatatgtgtatatatatacatgggaggataaaaaaaatcatttatttGTGAAGTCTCTACAGAAGGAATGCATTCATCGGAGAATAcacaagagaaaaaaaaaaaaataattcatgcCGACATTTGTTCGCGAAATAGTCTATTTATGTGAATAACCACTGGagattattttatttccattttgcacttcatgttgtttctttttttttccacaggTGCGATTGTGCAAGTGCCATTTCTTACGTGGTATGATGCACTTGTCACCTGTTCGCGTTTTCTTGTGCGCAGTTTCTCGTGCATGTGCTGTTATATTTGTGCCGTTTTTTAAACGGATTACTGCGCTTGTGTTGTTTCGCATGTGCCATTATGCACGTGTTCCCGCGCGCATGCAATCAGTTATTCGCCAGCCAACATATTATCCTTCGCGTCCTGCTTATGTTCAGCTAAGCAGCCTCTCATATGAGtgttaaaaaagatatattttgACTTACAAGTGCGCATGAGCCTGTATCCCTGTGCTGGGCAtttacatacgtgcatacataatatgtacataaataatacgtacatgcatacgtacgtacgtacgtacgtgcgtaaATACATGCATGTTTGTATGCATGCAGTTACATGCGAGAGGGAGGGTGAGGCTTTCGATCGGGCGAGTGTCGCATGGGTAGTGAGCGGATCGACCAATTCTCTCGTTGCACATCGAAAGCGAAAGGGTTCGATAGGGGAgctccccaaaaaaaaaaaaagtaacaaatGTGATAGTGCGAAGAGGGAGAATAACCCGAacgtgtaaaaaaaacattgcaAAACAATTCAGAGGAATGCAAAGgaacaggaaaaaacaaaaagaacattgccgaagaggaaaaaatgagaagaagaaaagtgCACATAATGCTATTTTGTAGCGTGCATTTCGCCATGCGAATGTGCACAAGCGTATCAAAGTGCGCCACGCATGTATGTCACTGCTTAACAGTTTGAGGAGcgtaaaggtgaaaaaaatgcttattGTAGTTTGCCATAACTAAGTGCAGTATATGTATACGCATGCTTaagcataaaaatgcaaaaaaaaaaaatttttccaGAAAACTGATATAATATGTgagtatttattttcctagCGCGTTCGTTGCGCCTCCTCCATTTCGACTTATGTTATAACTATCCGCATGTATTCACAATTacgcacatttttgcaaaagcaGTTCATTTCGATCGAAGGTTCACCAACGAATTAAGACATTTTTGTTCTCGAATTGATGAAATGAAAGAATTTTCCGATTGAAAGCGTAAAGGAATGATGAAGGCATGCTTCGAATACACATGacgcatgaaaaaaaaaaaaaaaaaaattacatctCATTGCATGGTTTTCTTTTAACAGCAGATAACTAATCCTTGCGAAGTATGTTGCCATCACAGCAGTGAAATTCCCAAACGAGCGATGAAAAAAGTGCATTtcgcttatttatttttatgcataaatatgtgTACGCATTCTTCGCGCATGCTTCAACGTTTAACATTTTGCCGAAGCGCCTTCAACAGGAGGTTccaagaaaaaaggaaaaaaacaaaaaggcgTTTTTTAACTAATCACCTTCGTACATCATTACGTTTTTACATGCGATGAAAgctttgtaaaaattgacaTTGCCTTCTGCGCGAGGGATGCTTAAAAAGTCACGCAAAAAATGGCTCCTCTACGCGTATCCGCTtgtgcatacatgcatacacacGTGCATGCCTTCATTTGCGGAGCGTGCATGTGGTCATTTTGTCACTCTCAAAAAGATGATACGTTCCAGACGCGCGGTCGTATGgttccccaaaaaaaaaaaaaaaaacagaaaaacaagaaaaacgCGTAAAACTGTTCATTTAACCACCGCTACGACACACGCGATGCttcccttcctttttgtatCTGTCGAATGTGTTAAAAATCCGTTGGCCTTATATGTACGTTTTTGCGAATCCGTCAAGCGGAAGCGCGCCACCTTCGGTTACACAAGCATGCACGCACACAAATGTGCATGATTCGATAATTTAGCATTAAACATTGAACGCATTTGCATGCCACCGCATCGggttatcaaaaaaaaaaaaaaaaaaaagaaaagtgaaTGGAAGTGAAGTTAATTGAAGCATAGCAAAATGAATGAGTACTAAACGAGGATGAAAAtgatacgaaaaaaattcttttaattatCCGCCCTGGCGCatcttttctttcttgtACCTATCTGCTGATAATGTCAGAAGCACATTTGAGCTGTATGCGCAAAATGCGTACACAATTGGGTCAAATTTCCCACTTTTTGATTCCTTTCAATcgtatatataaacaaacgCACATGCATGTTTCGGTTCGTGCAGCTCCAGAGTGTTATTTGTATTCCCAGTGCGTCTTCCCCGAATGGCTCCCCCGcgaaaaaggatgaaaattGCGCACCTtgttttggtatttttttttatgtaactaTTAAAATGTTCTAAAAGTGCGCATGGTGTGCATCAGCATTTTCGCTGAATATTGAGTGGAAGTGAACCTTTTGCGCATCCATGCATGTGAAAATGAGTTCATAAGCAGATGGGACCCCCAAACAAGTGTGTACATCCGTGCATGCTGCCATGCGTGCCCCCATGCGTGCTCCCATGCATGCTCCCACACGTGC contains:
- a CDS encoding hypothetical protein, conserved (encoded by transcript PVX_123755A): MDGDKGNAKLNIVGLISGGKDSIQNLICCSKDGHDIILLAHLLPYENQNETDSFMYQSVGFELIPEIAKCMEKPLIQHRIKRKAVNVGFDYVYNSDDEVEDLYELLLEVKTKYPHVNAVSCGAIQSNYQKRRLEHVCQRLNLQILAYLWERDQKELLQNMIDGGLEAILVKVAAYGLAKEHVGKSIKEMYSYLEMMSEKHGLNMCGEGGEYETCTLDCSLYKHKIVIEEYKIIQHTDDLVCPVFLFKPLKWRLEEKSRSP